In a genomic window of Bos mutus isolate GX-2022 chromosome 6, NWIPB_WYAK_1.1, whole genome shotgun sequence:
- the EXOC1L gene encoding exocyst complex component 1-like, with the protein MSSLVKEDLEKKLFKPLSQNLYEFIEIEFSVQDRYYLCVSVTKNEEVKIIMVKHYRIGLDEKYEVTKKWSLNDLQMIDGKEADTDNPFFDLHFKKVYSLEAYSCASKYAFARTVNKLNHAYLKKDLQIVNFDSTYINDDSIWSSNNKDCLVLMRICFYAFNLVCLSLCPLPL; encoded by the exons ATGTCATCATTGGTAAAGGAGGACTTGGAGAAGAAACTGTTTAAGCCACTCTCACAGAATCTGTACGAGTTTATTGAAATAGAGTTCTCGGTCCAGGACAGGTATTACCTCTGTGTGTCAG TGAccaaaaatgaagaagtaaaaataattatgGTGAAACACTACAGAATAGGTTTAGATGAAAAATATGAAGTAACCAAAAAGTGGTCTTTGAATGATCTGCAGATGATCGATGGAAAAGAAGCAGATACA gACAATCCATTCTTTGATCTGCACTTCAAGAAAGTGTACAGTTTGGAAGCATATAGTTGTGCTTCGAAATATGCCTTTGCTCGGACTGTAAACAAGCTGAATCATGCATATCTCAAGAAGGACTTACAGATCGTGAACTTTGATTCTACTTACATTAATGATGATTCCATTTGGTCCTCCAACAACAAGGATTGCTTGGTCCTTATGAGAATATGCTTCTATGCCTTCAATTTAGTGTGCTTGTCCCTGTGTCCTCTGCCACTCTGA